The window GCGTCGGCGGCGCTCTTGAGGAGGCGGACTTCGTCGTCCACGCGACGCGTCTTGGGATGCGCCCGAACGAAGATACGGTCGCCTTCGACACCTCGCTTCTCTCGCCGCGCCACTTTGTCTGCGACGTCGTCTACAGCCCGCGGGAGACGCGCCTTCTGCGCGAGGCGGCCGCGCGCGGCTGCCGGACGCTGGACGGCATGTGGATGCTCGTATATCAGGGCGCGGAGGCGGTCCGTATTTGGACGGGCATGGAGCCTCCGGTTGATGTGATGGCCGCGGGATGCGAACGTTTTCTTGAGGATTTACAGAAACATTAAATCACTGTTATAAAAACGAAAGGAAGTATGAGGACAATGAAGAAATTATTGTTGACGGTGCTTTTCACGGCCCTGATGGCGCAGGCGGCCTTCGCCGCCTATCCCGAGAAGAATCTGCAGGGGTATATCATGTGGGGCGCGGGCGGAGCGATGGACAACGTCGCGCGCGCGATAACGCCGATGGCGGGCAAAGAGCTTGGCAAGACGGTTATTATGCAGAACAAGACCGGCGCGACGGGCGCGATCGCCACGACATTTGTAAACAACCTCCCCGCCGACGGCTACACGCTGCTCTTTGGCGCGGAGAACCCCAACCTTTATAAGGTCACCGGCCTCGCGAAGATAGACTACGCCGATTTTGACCCCGTGCTGCTGATGATGGCCAACGTCGGCGTGGTAGTTGTCCCGAAGGATTCGCCCTATAAGACATTCAAAGACCTTATCGAAGCGGCAAAGTCCGGTAAAACGGTCAAGATGGGCTCCACGGGCCCCGGAGGACTTCCCTTCGTCGCCACGACGATGATCGAAAAGGTGCACGGCGTTAAATTCCCGCAGATACAGTTTGACGGCGAGGGTCCGGCGGTCACGGCAATCATGGGCAAGCATATCGACGCCGTCGCGGTTGGTCTCCTCTCCTGCGCGAACTTCATCAACGCCGGCAACGTGCGCGCCCTCGCGGTAATCTCGCCCGAGCGCGTGCCGGCGGTGAAGCAGGTCCCCGCGATCACGGAATTCTACGCTAAGGAATACAAGCCCTACCTTCCCTGGGGCGCCTTCTTCGGCGTATTTGTAAAGAAGGGCACGCCGAAAGAGGCCTATGACACGCTCCAGAAGGCCTATCTCAAGGCCTACAACGACCCCAAATTCGACGAATTCGCGAAGACGATGGGCGGCGTGAAGCTTGGCCTCACCGGAGAGGCGGCGCGCAAATACATCAACCAGAACCAGTCGGTCAGCGCATGGCTTCTCTATGACGCCGGCGGCGCGAAGGAATCGCCCGAGAAATTCGGCATTCCGCGTCCCGCCCATAAATAGGCTATAATAACGGAGGCGGCTTCTCCTTTCAGAGGCCGCCTCCGTACTATTTTGCCGGGAGGGTCTCCGCCATGACGCTGCAGCAGCTGACATATTTCTGTGTAGTAGCCCGCCTGCTCAATTTCAGGAAGGCCTCTGAGGAGCTGCTTATCTCACAGTCGACGATCAGCATTTCGATCTCCAATCTGGAGACCGAGCTCGGCGTGCCGCTCTTTAAGCGTGAAAAGCGCAGCATCTCCCTCACGAAATACGGACGGCTCTACTATGAGCAGATAACGCCGCTGCTGGACTCGCTCACCACGATAAACATAAAGATGAAGCGCCTCGCGAGCGAGACCGAGGGCGATATCAACATCGCCTATAATCCTCCCTGGAGCTATGGCTTCGTACCGCGCCTCGCGCGCGAATTTCTGCGCCGCAAAGAGAACGAAAAGATAATCTTCAACTTCAAACAGCTGAATTCGCCGCAGGTGATAGCGGGACTCAAAGAGGGGCTCTTCGACGTCGGCTTCTGTACCACGGAGAAGGAGGTTCCCGACCTGTCGCTCTTCCCCCTGTTCTGTCAGGAGATGGCTGTCATTGTTCCCGCCGATCATCCGCTGGCGGAGCGCGAAAGTATCTGCCTGCGCGAGATAGAGCCCTATCCCTACATACTCTACGAGGACGATTCTGGGCTAAGGCGGCTGGTGGAACACCTGCTGAAGAGCGTCGACGTGGTGCCCAGGGTCGCCTACGAGGCGCCTGACGAAGAGGCGATATTTTCTCTGGTCTCCGCCGGTTTCGGAGTGGCCTTCGTCGCCGTCACCGACGCGCTCAAGAAGCTCAGCGTCCGCACCCTGAGGGTGGAGGACTTTGACGCCCACTGTACGCTCTACATGGCCTACAACGCCAACCGTTACCTGCCGCCCGCGGCGGTGCGCTTTGTAAATTACATAAAACTGTGCTCTAAGCAGGGACTTATAGCCGGATTCAAGAGATGAAAAGGTGAAAAGATGAAAAATAACTACACACGCGGCGTGATGATGGCTCTGGGCACCGCCGTGCTATGGGGCGGTATGAGCCCGCTCGCGAAGTTTATCGGTACGCAGGGGGTCAGCATGGTCTCGGTAATGTGTTACCGTGCGGTGCTCGTCGTGATCCTGATGTCCCTCTACCTCAGATACAGCCTCGGGCCGGGGTGGTACAGGATCGGACGCAGCCTCATGCGCACCTATGTTTTTCTCGGCTTTCTGACGGTGGTGATGAACGCCTGCGGCTTTATGGTCTCCTGCTTTTACCTCACCGTGCCCCAGGCGCTTATGCTGCACTATACCTTCCCGCTGGTGACGATGGCCGGTTCATACTTCATAACGCATGAAAAGCCCTCCAAGATGCAGATAGCCGCGGGCTTCATGATCGTTGGCGGCCTCTATGTCGGATTTATGGGGCAGGAGGGCGGCATGTTCTCCGTCTCGCCTGCCGGTCTGCTGTGGGCGCTTGCCTCGCTGATCGGCCTCTCCGGGCAGACGCTCGTCTCCCGCCGGATACTGATGGGCGGCGCGACGAACCCGCTGATACAGCTCTTTTACGTGCATCTTTTCGGCGGCGCGATGCTCATCGCCGGAAAGTCCGTGCTGATGGGCTGGGGCGACCTCAGGGCAATCGACGGGGCCGTATTCGCGCTGATGCAGTACTCGGCGCTCGGCGCGGGGCTGCTGGGCTTCGGATTCATGTTCAACGCGCTGAAACGCATCCCCGCCTCGCTGGTCAGCCTCATATGCACGCTTGAGCTGGTCTTCGCGCTCATCATAACGCCGCTCGTCCTCGGCCTCTATCCCACTGGGTACGAGCTTGCTGGCTGCGCGATAATAATGGCCGCGGTGGCCTGCGCGACGGTACAGAAAAAGGCGGTAAAATAACAGTAAGTTTATTTTCCCCGCCGTTTACGGTAAGCTGCGGCTCTTTTGCATACTTGACAGATACAAATGACAGCGGTATCATTCACCTCACAAAAACAAGAGACGGTCACGTCCGCGAAAGAGGGAGGCTCACGTTATGGGAAAAGCGCTGTTAAATAAAAACTTTTACTTTTATTGGTTTTTTACTTTTCCCCGCTCGTTTGATGCCTCGGGGTTTCTGGCGTTTTTCGCGAAGTGATTCGGACCTGATAAAGTAAAAGATCTGAGAGATACTTCAAGACCGCCGCCCGCAGGGGCCGCGGTCTTTTTTGTTTCCCTCCGCTAATACGACAGACAAAGACAAATGGGAAGGCTGAAATAAGATTTAATCTTCAGCCGATGGTGGCCTTGTGCCCTTTGACGGCTGGCGCATGGTTTTATGTGGAAGAGCTTACGAAAGGAGAACATAATTATGTGGGAAAAGAACGTTATGACGGAGGACAATGGCGCGGCTTTGTGGGGAGAGGACGCGGCGGAGCATGGCGGCTGTGCCGCCGCGCTGCTTCGGGAGAGGGCGGCGGCGGGGCTGAAAGCCTACAAAAAGAGGGAGCTGCCCATCTCGGCGAATACCAGGCCGGCGGCGCTCATCGGCTGGCCGCTCGGCCACTCCGCCTCGGCGGTGATGCACAACGACGCCTACGCGGAGATGGGGCTTGACGCGCTCTATATCCCCGTTCCGGCGGAGCCCTCGCGTATGGCCGGTATCGTCGGCTCAATGGCGGCGATGGGTTTCATGGGCTGTAATGTGACGATACCGCATAAGGTGGCGGTCAAAGAGCTGATGGACGAGCTGCATCCCTCGGCCTCCGAGTCTGGCGCGGTGAATACGGTGCTCTTCAAAGAGGGGCGCAAAATCGGCTACAACACGGACGGCACCGGTTTTGTGCGCGCCTTGCGGGAACGTGGCGGCGTCGACCCGCGCGGCAAAAGATGCCTCGTCGTCGGTGCGGGCGGCGCGGCGCGCGGCGTGGCCTCGGCCCTCGCGATCGCCGGCGGCGCGAAATTTTACATTGTAAACCGCAGCCTTGAAAAGGCGGAGAGCCTCGCCGGCGATATGAATGCGAGGCGAGTCGGCATCGCGGAGGCGATGGCGCTCGACGACGCAAGTATCGAACGCGCGCTTGCGGACACCGATATCGTCGTTCAGGCTACCTCCCTGGGAATGTGGCCCGCCGTCGATGGGCTCGCCTTCGACACTTCGCTGCTCTCTCCGCGCCACTTCGTCTGTGACATCGTCTATAACCCACGCGAGACACGCCTGCTGCGCGGAGCCGCCGCGCGCGGCTGCCGGACGCTGGACGGCATGTGGATGCTCGTCTATCAGGGAGCGGAGGCGGTGCGTATCTGGACGGGCGAAACTCCGCCGGTGGAGGTGATGGCTGCGGGCTGTGAAAAGTTCCTCAACGATTTACCGAAACATAAATAAAATTACCGAAGAAGGGAAGTATACAAAATGAGAAAAATATTGTTGTTGGCGCTTATGGCTGTCCTTATCGCGCAGGAGGCCCTCGCGGCCTACCCTGAGAAAAATATCCAGGGTATCATCCAGTGGGGCGCCGGCGGAGGCTGCGACGGAGTCTCGCGCGCCATCACGCCGCTGGCGGAAAAGTATCTTGGCAAGACCATCATCCTGCAGAACAAGACCGGCGCCACGGGCGCGGTCGCCACGACGATGGTCGCCAACATGCCGGCTGACGGCTACACCCTGCTCTACGCCGCGGAGAACCCCGCCACCTACAGGGTGCTCGGACTCTCACCACTCAGCTTTAATGATTTTGAACCCATCATCATCCCCGTCGAGGGCGCCGTCGTCATCTGCGTCAACCCCGAGACGCCCTACAAGACGATGAAAGACCTCGTCGAGGCGGCGAAGAAAAACAGCAAGATCAAGATGGGTACCTCCGGCACCGGCGGCCTTCCCTACGTGGCGGGAGCGATGATGAAAAACCTGCATAATATCCAGTTCAACATGATCCAGTTTGACGGAGACGGGCCGGGAGCGACGGCGGTCATGGGCGGCCACGCGGAGGTGATGCCGCTGGCGCTTTCGACGTCGGTCGAATACATCAAGGGGGGCCGCCTGCGCGGGCTCGCGGTGCTGCGCACGGAGCGCGTGCCGCAGCTTCCCGACGTGCCGGCGATCACGGAGATATATCCTGAGTACAAGCAGTATCTGCCGTGGGGTCCCTTCTACGGAGTGTTCGTGAAAAAGGGTACGCCGAAGGATGTGGTTGCGAAGCTGACGGAGGCCTTTACGAAGGCCTACAACGAGGCGC is drawn from Cloacibacillus porcorum and contains these coding sequences:
- a CDS encoding LysR substrate-binding domain-containing protein, which gives rise to MTLQQLTYFCVVARLLNFRKASEELLISQSTISISISNLETELGVPLFKREKRSISLTKYGRLYYEQITPLLDSLTTINIKMKRLASETEGDINIAYNPPWSYGFVPRLAREFLRRKENEKIIFNFKQLNSPQVIAGLKEGLFDVGFCTTEKEVPDLSLFPLFCQEMAVIVPADHPLAERESICLREIEPYPYILYEDDSGLRRLVEHLLKSVDVVPRVAYEAPDEEAIFSLVSAGFGVAFVAVTDALKKLSVRTLRVEDFDAHCTLYMAYNANRYLPPAAVRFVNYIKLCSKQGLIAGFKR
- a CDS encoding Bug family tripartite tricarboxylate transporter substrate binding protein — protein: MRKILLLALMAVLIAQEALAAYPEKNIQGIIQWGAGGGCDGVSRAITPLAEKYLGKTIILQNKTGATGAVATTMVANMPADGYTLLYAAENPATYRVLGLSPLSFNDFEPIIIPVEGAVVICVNPETPYKTMKDLVEAAKKNSKIKMGTSGTGGLPYVAGAMMKNLHNIQFNMIQFDGDGPGATAVMGGHAEVMPLALSTSVEYIKGGRLRGLAVLRTERVPQLPDVPAITEIYPEYKQYLPWGPFYGVFVKKGTPKDVVAKLTEAFTKAYNEARFTEFVANSGGFKMGLTGQKAADFTKKFESTASWLIYNAGGAKKSPKDFNIPQPK
- a CDS encoding tripartite tricarboxylate transporter substrate binding protein, encoding MKKLLLTVLFTALMAQAAFAAYPEKNLQGYIMWGAGGAMDNVARAITPMAGKELGKTVIMQNKTGATGAIATTFVNNLPADGYTLLFGAENPNLYKVTGLAKIDYADFDPVLLMMANVGVVVVPKDSPYKTFKDLIEAAKSGKTVKMGSTGPGGLPFVATTMIEKVHGVKFPQIQFDGEGPAVTAIMGKHIDAVAVGLLSCANFINAGNVRALAVISPERVPAVKQVPAITEFYAKEYKPYLPWGAFFGVFVKKGTPKEAYDTLQKAYLKAYNDPKFDEFAKTMGGVKLGLTGEAARKYINQNQSVSAWLLYDAGGAKESPEKFGIPRPAHK
- a CDS encoding shikimate dehydrogenase, with the protein product MWEKNVMTEDNGAALWGEDAAEHGGCAAALLRERAAAGLKAYKKRELPISANTRPAALIGWPLGHSASAVMHNDAYAEMGLDALYIPVPAEPSRMAGIVGSMAAMGFMGCNVTIPHKVAVKELMDELHPSASESGAVNTVLFKEGRKIGYNTDGTGFVRALRERGGVDPRGKRCLVVGAGGAARGVASALAIAGGAKFYIVNRSLEKAESLAGDMNARRVGIAEAMALDDASIERALADTDIVVQATSLGMWPAVDGLAFDTSLLSPRHFVCDIVYNPRETRLLRGAAARGCRTLDGMWMLVYQGAEAVRIWTGETPPVEVMAAGCEKFLNDLPKHK
- a CDS encoding DMT family transporter encodes the protein MKNNYTRGVMMALGTAVLWGGMSPLAKFIGTQGVSMVSVMCYRAVLVVILMSLYLRYSLGPGWYRIGRSLMRTYVFLGFLTVVMNACGFMVSCFYLTVPQALMLHYTFPLVTMAGSYFITHEKPSKMQIAAGFMIVGGLYVGFMGQEGGMFSVSPAGLLWALASLIGLSGQTLVSRRILMGGATNPLIQLFYVHLFGGAMLIAGKSVLMGWGDLRAIDGAVFALMQYSALGAGLLGFGFMFNALKRIPASLVSLICTLELVFALIITPLVLGLYPTGYELAGCAIIMAAVACATVQKKAVK